CCGTACCGGCGTGGAAAACATAGAGATCGTCAATCGCCGCAGCTTCAGAAAGTCCCCGGATAACGTCCCCCTTCCGGTAATCGCCGGGATAGCCGCCGGCAGCCATGACGACACATACGGCTGCCTTGTCCTGCCACTGGACGGCGACGCCGGACAGGTCGCCGCGTGCCACGCCGAGAAGGACCGGCACGATGTCCGACTTCATCCGCATGAGTAGCGGCTGGCATTCGGGATCGCCGAAACGGGCGTTGAACTCCAGCACCTTCACATCGTTGCCGTTGATCATGAGTCCCGCGTAGAGGACCCCTCGATAGGGACGCCCTTCGGCAGCCATGCCGTCCACGGTCCGCTTCATAACCTCGGCCATGGCGAAATCGTGAATCTCGGGAGTTACCACCGGCGCAGGCGAATATGCCCCCATGCCGCCGGTGTTAGGCCCCTTGTCGCCGTCGAAAACAGCCTTGTGATCCTGGGCACTTGCCAGTGGGATAATGGTCTTTCCGTCGGTAAACGCGAGGAACGAGGCCTCCTCCCCCACGAGGAACTCCTCGATCACGACCCGGGAACCGGCGGAACCGAACGAGTTGCCGGAAAGCATATCCGTAACGGTTGCCACCGCCTCGTCGCGGCTCTGGGCGATGATTACCCCCTTGCCGGCAGCAAGCCCGTCAGCCTTTATGACGATGGGGACGCCGACCTTGTCGATGAAGGCGACAGCCGGCTCTACTTCGGTGAAAACGTCGTAGGCGGCAGTGGGGACTCCGTATTTTTTCATCAGATCCTTGGAGAATGCCTTGCTCGCCTCGATGATGGCCGCGTTTCTCCGGGCACCGAAAATCAGAAGGCCATGCTCCTCGAACAGATCCACTATCCCGAGCGACAGGGGCAATTCCGGACCAACCACCGTAAGGCCGATCTCCCGTTCCATGGCAAAAGCCAGAAGGCCGGGAAGATCATCGACCGCCAGGGGGACGTTTTCAGCGATAGTGCCGATCCCGGGATTGCCCGGGGCGCAGTAGACCTTCTCCACCAGGGGGGATTGGGCGATTTTCCAGACAAGGGCATGTTCACGCCCGCCGCCGCCGACAACGAGTACTTTCATATAAAAATCTCCTTAAACGTCCACCATGGAGTCACAAGAACACAGAGAATGCTCTTATTGCTTTTCTCCGTGCCTCCTTGGCGGATTTTCGTTTTTTTTCAATGCCGGAAATGCCGCATCCCGGTGAAG
The nucleotide sequence above comes from Geobacter benzoatilyticus. Encoded proteins:
- the purD gene encoding phosphoribosylamine--glycine ligase codes for the protein MKVLVVGGGGREHALVWKIAQSPLVEKVYCAPGNPGIGTIAENVPLAVDDLPGLLAFAMEREIGLTVVGPELPLSLGIVDLFEEHGLLIFGARRNAAIIEASKAFSKDLMKKYGVPTAAYDVFTEVEPAVAFIDKVGVPIVIKADGLAAGKGVIIAQSRDEAVATVTDMLSGNSFGSAGSRVVIEEFLVGEEASFLAFTDGKTIIPLASAQDHKAVFDGDKGPNTGGMGAYSPAPVVTPEIHDFAMAEVMKRTVDGMAAEGRPYRGVLYAGLMINGNDVKVLEFNARFGDPECQPLLMRMKSDIVPVLLGVARGDLSGVAVQWQDKAAVCVVMAAGGYPGDYRKGDVIRGLSEAAAIDDLYVFHAGTAEKNGAVVTSGGRVLGVTGLGATVKEAIDRAYEGVGKISWDGVQFRNDIGAKALRR